In Ovis aries strain OAR_USU_Benz2616 breed Rambouillet chromosome 14, ARS-UI_Ramb_v3.0, whole genome shotgun sequence, a single genomic region encodes these proteins:
- the ARHGAP33 gene encoding rho GTPase-activating protein 33 isoform X4 yields the protein MGWRGTDPRARSTDSLDGPGEGSVQPLPPAGGPSVKGKPGKRLSAPRGPFPRLADCAHFHYENVDFGHIQLLLSPERDSPNVSGENELVFGVQVTCQGRSWPVLRSYDDFRSLDAHLHRCIFDRRFSCLPELPPPPEGARAAQMLVPLLLQYLETLSGLVDSNLNCGPVLTWMELDNHGRRLLLSEEASLNIPAVAAAHVVKRYTAQAPDELSFEVGDIVSVIDMPPTEDRSWWRGKRGFQVGFFPSECVELFTERPGPGLKGDADGSPCGVLASQGVSSLTSVVPRPRGKLAGLLRTFMRSRPSRQRLRQRGILRQRVFGCDLGEHLSNSGQDVPQVLRCCSEFIEAHGVVDGIYRLSGVSSNIQRLRHEFDSERIPELSGPAFLQDIHSVSSLCKLYFRELPNPLLTYQLYGKFSEAMSVPGEEERLVRVHDVIQQLPPPHYRTLEYLLRHLARMARHSANTSMHARNLAIVWAPNLLRSMELESVGLGGAAAFREVRVQSVVVEFLLTHVDVLFSDTFTSAGLDPAGRCLLPRPKSLAGSGPSTRLLTLEEAQARTQGRLGTPTEPTTSKAPTSPVESLLCLDPNSRRKGERGEKQRKPGGSSWKTFFALGRGPSIPRKKPLPWLGGTRARPQPSGCRPDTVTLRSAKSEESLSSQASGAGLQRLHRLRRPHSSSDAFPVGPAPAGSCESLSSSESTESSSESSSSSSSESSAAGLGALSGSPSHRTSAWLDDGDELDFSPPRCLEGLRGLDFDPLTFRCSSPTPGDPAPPASPAPPAPASAFPPRATPQALSPRGPTSPASPTALDISEPLSVSVPPAVLELLGAGGTPASATPTPALSPSPGRRPHLIPLLLRGAEAQLSDTCQQEICSKLALPGPRGAQGQHGAGMDSPLLPPPLSLLRPGGAPPPPPKNPARLMALALAERAQQVAQRQSQQEQGGTPSAPQSPFRRSLSLEVGGEPPGTSGSGPPPHPLAHPGGWAPGPPPSLPRQQSDGSLVRSQRPTGTSRRTPRGPTQQVPTPGFFSAPRECLPPFLGVPKPGLYPLGSPSFQPSSPGPVWRSPLVPPTPLDRGENLYYEIEAGEGSPYSGPTRSWSPLRPMPPDRLSASYGMLGQSPPLHRSPDFPLSYPPPSCFPHDHLGYSAPQHSARRPTRPEPLYVNLALGPRGPSPASSSSSSPPAHPRSRSDPGPPAPRLPQKQRAPWGHHTPHRVPGPWGPPDPLPYRAAPPAYRRGGEHHRGSLYRNGGQGREGAGPPAPYPTPSWSFHPESQTQSYC from the exons ATGGGCTGGAGGGGGACCGACCCAAGG GCTCGCAGCACTGACAGCCTGGATGGCCCAGGGGAGGGCTCGGTGCAGCCCCTCCCCCCCGCTGGGGGACCCAGTGTGAAGGGGAAGCCTGGGAAGAG GCTCTCGGCTCCTCGAGGTCCCTTTCCCCGGCTGGCAGACTGTGCCCATTTTCACTACGAGAACGTTGACTTCGGCCACATTCAG CTCCTGCTGTCTCCAGAGCGTGACAGTCCGAACGTCTCTGGAGAGAATGAACTGGTGTTCGGGGTGCAGGTGACCTGTCAG ggccGTTCCTGGCCAGTTCTCCGCAGTTATGATGACTTCCGTTCCTTGGATGCCCACCTCCACCGATGCATATTTGACCGGAGGTTTTCCTgcctcccagagcttcctccacCCCCAGAGGGCGCCAGGGCTGCTCAG ATGCTGGTGCCGCTGCTGCTGCAGTACCTGGAAACCCTGTCAGGGCTGGTGGACAGTAACCTCAACTGTGGGCCGGTGCTTACCTGGATGGAG CTGGACAACCACGGCCGGCGACTGCTCCTCAGTGAGGAGGCCTCACTCAATATCCCCGCAGTGGCCGCTGCCCATGTGGTAAAGCGGTACACGGCCCAGGCACCTGACGAGCTGTCCTTCGAG GTGGGGGACATTGTCTCCGTGATCGACATGCCGCCCACGGAGGATCGGAGCTGGTGGCGGGGCAAGCGGGGCTTCCAG GTCGGTTTCTTCCCCAGTGAGTGTGTGGAACTATTCACGGAGCGGCCAGGTCCAGGACTAAAGGGGG ATGCCGATGGTTCCCCATGTGGTGTCCTGGCTTCCCAGGGTGTTTCCTCTCTGACCTCAG TGGTGCCCCGGCCGCGGGGGAAGCTGGCTGGCCTCCTCCGCACCTTTATGCGCTCCCGCCCTTCCCGGCAGCGTCTGCGGCAGCGGGGCATTCTGCGGCAGAGGGTATTTGGCTGTGACCTGGGAGAACACCTCAGCAACTCAGGCCAGGATG TGCCCCAGGTGCTGCGCTGCTGTTCTGAGTTTATTGAGGCCCATGGGGTGGTGGATGGAATCTATCGACTCTCAGGTGTGTCATCCAACATCCAGAGGCTACG GCATGAGTTCGACAGTGAGAGGATCCCTGAACTGTCTGGCCCCGCCTTCCTGCAGGACATCCACAGCGTGTCCTCCCTCTGCAAGCTCTACTTCCGAGAGCTGCCCAACCCCTTACTCACTTACCAGCTCTACGGGAAGTTCAGT GAGGCCATGTCGGTGCCAGGGGAGGAGGAGCGCCTGGTGAGGGTTCACGATGTCATCCAGCAGTTGCCCCCGCCGCACTACCG GACCCTGGAGTACCTGCTGAGGCACTTGGCCCGCATGGCGAGACACAGTGCCAACACCAGCATGCATGCCCGCAACCTGGCCATCGTTTGGGCACCTAACCTGTTACG gtCCATGGAGCTGGAGTCAGTGGGGCTAGGGGGGGCAGCAGCATTCCGGGAGGTGCGGGTACAGTCGGTGGTGGTGGAATTCCTGCTCACCCACGTGGACGTCCTGTTCAGCGACACCTTCACATCTGCTGGCCTCGACCCTGCAG GCCGctgcctcctccccaggcccAAGTCCCTTGCGGGCAGCGGCCCCTCCACTCGCCTGCTAACACTAGAGGAAGCCCAGGCTCGGACCCAGGGTCGGCTGGGGACACCCACCGAGCCCACAACTTCCAAGGCCCCAACTTCACCTGTGGAAAG CCTCCTATGTCTTGACCCAAACtccaggaggaaaggggagagaggcGAGAAACAGCGGAAGCCTGGGGGTAGCAGCTGGAAGACCTTCTTTGCACTGGGCCGGGGCCCCAGCATCCCCCGAAAGAAGCCTCTGCCCTGGCTAGGGGGCACCCGGGCCCGACCACAGCCTTCAG GCTGCCGACCTGACACTGTCACACTGAGGTCTGCCAAGAGTGAGGAGTCTCTGTCATCGCAGGCCAGTGGGGCTG GCCTCCAGCGGCTGCACAGGCTACGGCGACCCCACTCCAGCAGTGATGCTTTTCCCGTGGGCCCCGCACCTGCTGGCTCCTGTGAGAGCCTGTCGTCATCCGAGTCCACCGAGTCCTCCTCCGAGtcgtcttcttcctcttcctccgaGTCCTCCGCAGCTGGGCTGGGAGCACTCTCGGGCTCCCCTTCACACCGAACCTCGGCCTGGCTAGACGACGGTGACGAGCTGGACTTTAGCCCACCCCGATGCCTGGAGGGGCTCCGGGGGCTTGACTTTGATCCCCTTACCTTTCGCTGCAGCAGCCCCACCCCCGGGGACCCAGCACCTCCCGCCAGCCCGGCGCCCCCAGCCCCCGCTTCTGCCTTTCCACCCAGGGCGACCCCCCAGGCCCTCTCGCCCCGGGGCCCCACCAGCCCTGCCTCACCCACTGCCCTGGACATCTCGGAGCCTCTGTCTGTGTCAGTGCCACCTGCTGTCCTGGAGCTGCTGGGGGCTGGAGGAACACCTGCCTCGGCCACGCCAACACCAGCCCTCAGCCCTAGCCCAGGCCGGCGCCCCCACCTCATCCCCTTGCTGCTGCGTGGAGCTGAGGCCCAGCTGAGTGACACCTGCCAACAAGAGATCTGCAGCAAGTTGGCATTGCCTGGTCCCCGGGGAGCCCAAGGCCAGCATG GTGCTGGTATGGATTCACCgctgctgccccctcccctgtccctccTGCGCCCCGGGGgggccccacccccgcctcccaaAAATCCAGCACGCCTCatggccctggccctggctgaGCGGGCTCAGCAGGTGGCCCAGAGACAGAGCCAGCAGGAGCAGGGGGGCACCCCGTCTGCTCCTCAGTCCCCTTTCCGCCGTTCACTGTCCCTGGAGGTGGGCGGTGAGCCCCCAGGGACCTCAGGGAGTgggccacccccccaccccctagcCCACCCAGGTGGCTGGGCTCCGGGACCCCCACCTTCCTTACCAAGGCAACAAAGTGATGGGAGCCTGGTGAGGAGCCAGCGGCCCACAGGGACCTCGAGGAGGACACCCCGAGGCCCTACCCAG CAGGTTCCCACCCCTGGCTTCTTCTCAGCCCCCCGGGAGTGCCTGCCACCCTTCCTCGGGGTCCCCAAACCAGGCTTGTACCCCCTCGGCTCCCCATCCTTCCAGCCCAGCTCCCCAGGCCCAGTCTGGAGGAGCCCCCTGGTTCCTCCTACACCACTGGACAGAGGAGAGAACCTGTACTATGAGATCGAGGCGGGCGAGGGGTCCCCCTACTCTGGCCCCACTCGGTCCTGGAGTCCCTTGCGCCCCATGCCCCCAGACAGGCTCAGTGCCTCGTACGGCATGCTTGGCCAATCCCCACCACTCCATAGGTCCCCTGACTTCCCACTCAGTTACCCACCACCCTCCTGTTTTCCCCACGACCACCTTGGCTACTCAGCCCCCCAGCACTCGGCCCGGCGCCCCACCCGACCTGAACCCCTCTACGTCAACCTAGCCCTGGGGCCCAGGGGCCCCTCACCCGCTtcttccagctcctcctcccctcctgcccaccctcgCAGTCGCTCTGATCCTGGCCCCCCAGCCCCCCGCCTCCCCCAAAAGCAGCGGGCCCCCTGGGGCCACCACACCCCTCACAGGGTACCTGGGCCCTGGGGCCCTCCAGACCCTCTCCCCTACAGGGCAGCCCCACCAGCCTATAGGAGGGGGGGCGAGCACCACCGAGGGTCCCTGTACAGGAATGGGGggcaagggagggagggggctggtcCCCCAGCCCCCTACCCTACTCCCAGCTGGTCCTTCCACCCTGAGAGCCAGACCCAAAGCTACTGCTGA
- the ARHGAP33 gene encoding rho GTPase-activating protein 33 isoform X1: protein MGWRGTDPRARSTDSLDGPGEGSVQPLPPAGGPSVKGKPGKRLSAPRGPFPRLADCAHFHYENVDFGHIQLLLSPERDSPNVSGENELVFGVQVTCQGRSWPVLRSYDDFRSLDAHLHRCIFDRRFSCLPELPPPPEGARAAQMLVPLLLQYLETLSGLVDSNLNCGPVLTWMELDNHGRRLLLSEEASLNIPAVAAAHVVKRYTAQAPDELSFEVGDIVSVIDMPPTEDRSWWRGKRGFQVGFFPSECVELFTERPGPGLKGDADGSPCGVLASQGVSSLTSVVPRPRGKLAGLLRTFMRSRPSRQRLRQRGILRQRVFGCDLGEHLSNSGQDVPQVLRCCSEFIEAHGVVDGIYRLSGVSSNIQRLRHEFDSERIPELSGPAFLQDIHSVSSLCKLYFRELPNPLLTYQLYGKFSEAMSVPGEEERLVRVHDVIQQLPPPHYRTLEYLLRHLARMARHSANTSMHARNLAIVWAPNLLRSMELESVGLGGAAAFREVRVQSVVVEFLLTHVDVLFSDTFTSAGLDPAGRCLLPRPKSLAGSGPSTRLLTLEEAQARTQGRLGTPTEPTTSKAPTSPVESLLCLDPNSRRKGERGEKQRKPGGSSWKTFFALGRGPSIPRKKPLPWLGGTRARPQPSGCRPDTVTLRSAKSEESLSSQASGAGLQRLHRLRRPHSSSDAFPVGPAPAGSCESLSSSESTESSSESSSSSSSESSAAGLGALSGSPSHRTSAWLDDGDELDFSPPRCLEGLRGLDFDPLTFRCSSPTPGDPAPPASPAPPAPASAFPPRATPQALSPRGPTSPASPTALDISEPLSVSVPPAVLELLGAGGTPASATPTPALSPSPGRRPHLIPLLLRGAEAQLSDTCQQEICSKLALPGPRGAQGQHGAGMDSPLLPPPLSLLRPGGAPPPPPKNPARLMALALAERAQQVAQRQSQQEQGGTPSAPQSPFRRSLSLEVGGEPPGTSGSGPPPHPLAHPGGWAPGPPPSLPRQQSDGSLVRSQRPTGTSRRTPRGPTQVSAQLRMGGGCGAAPETAAQSLCSVPQQVPTPGFFSAPRECLPPFLGVPKPGLYPLGSPSFQPSSPGPVWRSPLVPPTPLDRGENLYYEIEAGEGSPYSGPTRSWSPLRPMPPDRLSASYGMLGQSPPLHRSPDFPLSYPPPSCFPHDHLGYSAPQHSARRPTRPEPLYVNLALGPRGPSPASSSSSSPPAHPRSRSDPGPPAPRLPQKQRAPWGHHTPHRVPGPWGPPDPLPYRAAPPAYRRGGEHHRGSLYRNGGQGREGAGPPAPYPTPSWSFHPESQTQSYC, encoded by the exons ATGGGCTGGAGGGGGACCGACCCAAGG GCTCGCAGCACTGACAGCCTGGATGGCCCAGGGGAGGGCTCGGTGCAGCCCCTCCCCCCCGCTGGGGGACCCAGTGTGAAGGGGAAGCCTGGGAAGAG GCTCTCGGCTCCTCGAGGTCCCTTTCCCCGGCTGGCAGACTGTGCCCATTTTCACTACGAGAACGTTGACTTCGGCCACATTCAG CTCCTGCTGTCTCCAGAGCGTGACAGTCCGAACGTCTCTGGAGAGAATGAACTGGTGTTCGGGGTGCAGGTGACCTGTCAG ggccGTTCCTGGCCAGTTCTCCGCAGTTATGATGACTTCCGTTCCTTGGATGCCCACCTCCACCGATGCATATTTGACCGGAGGTTTTCCTgcctcccagagcttcctccacCCCCAGAGGGCGCCAGGGCTGCTCAG ATGCTGGTGCCGCTGCTGCTGCAGTACCTGGAAACCCTGTCAGGGCTGGTGGACAGTAACCTCAACTGTGGGCCGGTGCTTACCTGGATGGAG CTGGACAACCACGGCCGGCGACTGCTCCTCAGTGAGGAGGCCTCACTCAATATCCCCGCAGTGGCCGCTGCCCATGTGGTAAAGCGGTACACGGCCCAGGCACCTGACGAGCTGTCCTTCGAG GTGGGGGACATTGTCTCCGTGATCGACATGCCGCCCACGGAGGATCGGAGCTGGTGGCGGGGCAAGCGGGGCTTCCAG GTCGGTTTCTTCCCCAGTGAGTGTGTGGAACTATTCACGGAGCGGCCAGGTCCAGGACTAAAGGGGG ATGCCGATGGTTCCCCATGTGGTGTCCTGGCTTCCCAGGGTGTTTCCTCTCTGACCTCAG TGGTGCCCCGGCCGCGGGGGAAGCTGGCTGGCCTCCTCCGCACCTTTATGCGCTCCCGCCCTTCCCGGCAGCGTCTGCGGCAGCGGGGCATTCTGCGGCAGAGGGTATTTGGCTGTGACCTGGGAGAACACCTCAGCAACTCAGGCCAGGATG TGCCCCAGGTGCTGCGCTGCTGTTCTGAGTTTATTGAGGCCCATGGGGTGGTGGATGGAATCTATCGACTCTCAGGTGTGTCATCCAACATCCAGAGGCTACG GCATGAGTTCGACAGTGAGAGGATCCCTGAACTGTCTGGCCCCGCCTTCCTGCAGGACATCCACAGCGTGTCCTCCCTCTGCAAGCTCTACTTCCGAGAGCTGCCCAACCCCTTACTCACTTACCAGCTCTACGGGAAGTTCAGT GAGGCCATGTCGGTGCCAGGGGAGGAGGAGCGCCTGGTGAGGGTTCACGATGTCATCCAGCAGTTGCCCCCGCCGCACTACCG GACCCTGGAGTACCTGCTGAGGCACTTGGCCCGCATGGCGAGACACAGTGCCAACACCAGCATGCATGCCCGCAACCTGGCCATCGTTTGGGCACCTAACCTGTTACG gtCCATGGAGCTGGAGTCAGTGGGGCTAGGGGGGGCAGCAGCATTCCGGGAGGTGCGGGTACAGTCGGTGGTGGTGGAATTCCTGCTCACCCACGTGGACGTCCTGTTCAGCGACACCTTCACATCTGCTGGCCTCGACCCTGCAG GCCGctgcctcctccccaggcccAAGTCCCTTGCGGGCAGCGGCCCCTCCACTCGCCTGCTAACACTAGAGGAAGCCCAGGCTCGGACCCAGGGTCGGCTGGGGACACCCACCGAGCCCACAACTTCCAAGGCCCCAACTTCACCTGTGGAAAG CCTCCTATGTCTTGACCCAAACtccaggaggaaaggggagagaggcGAGAAACAGCGGAAGCCTGGGGGTAGCAGCTGGAAGACCTTCTTTGCACTGGGCCGGGGCCCCAGCATCCCCCGAAAGAAGCCTCTGCCCTGGCTAGGGGGCACCCGGGCCCGACCACAGCCTTCAG GCTGCCGACCTGACACTGTCACACTGAGGTCTGCCAAGAGTGAGGAGTCTCTGTCATCGCAGGCCAGTGGGGCTG GCCTCCAGCGGCTGCACAGGCTACGGCGACCCCACTCCAGCAGTGATGCTTTTCCCGTGGGCCCCGCACCTGCTGGCTCCTGTGAGAGCCTGTCGTCATCCGAGTCCACCGAGTCCTCCTCCGAGtcgtcttcttcctcttcctccgaGTCCTCCGCAGCTGGGCTGGGAGCACTCTCGGGCTCCCCTTCACACCGAACCTCGGCCTGGCTAGACGACGGTGACGAGCTGGACTTTAGCCCACCCCGATGCCTGGAGGGGCTCCGGGGGCTTGACTTTGATCCCCTTACCTTTCGCTGCAGCAGCCCCACCCCCGGGGACCCAGCACCTCCCGCCAGCCCGGCGCCCCCAGCCCCCGCTTCTGCCTTTCCACCCAGGGCGACCCCCCAGGCCCTCTCGCCCCGGGGCCCCACCAGCCCTGCCTCACCCACTGCCCTGGACATCTCGGAGCCTCTGTCTGTGTCAGTGCCACCTGCTGTCCTGGAGCTGCTGGGGGCTGGAGGAACACCTGCCTCGGCCACGCCAACACCAGCCCTCAGCCCTAGCCCAGGCCGGCGCCCCCACCTCATCCCCTTGCTGCTGCGTGGAGCTGAGGCCCAGCTGAGTGACACCTGCCAACAAGAGATCTGCAGCAAGTTGGCATTGCCTGGTCCCCGGGGAGCCCAAGGCCAGCATG GTGCTGGTATGGATTCACCgctgctgccccctcccctgtccctccTGCGCCCCGGGGgggccccacccccgcctcccaaAAATCCAGCACGCCTCatggccctggccctggctgaGCGGGCTCAGCAGGTGGCCCAGAGACAGAGCCAGCAGGAGCAGGGGGGCACCCCGTCTGCTCCTCAGTCCCCTTTCCGCCGTTCACTGTCCCTGGAGGTGGGCGGTGAGCCCCCAGGGACCTCAGGGAGTgggccacccccccaccccctagcCCACCCAGGTGGCTGGGCTCCGGGACCCCCACCTTCCTTACCAAGGCAACAAAGTGATGGGAGCCTGGTGAGGAGCCAGCGGCCCACAGGGACCTCGAGGAGGACACCCCGAGGCCCTACCCAGGTTAGTGCTCAGCTCAGGATGGGTGGGGGGTGCGGGGCTGcgccagagacggcagcccagtcCCTGTGTTCTGTCCCCCAGCAGGTTCCCACCCCTGGCTTCTTCTCAGCCCCCCGGGAGTGCCTGCCACCCTTCCTCGGGGTCCCCAAACCAGGCTTGTACCCCCTCGGCTCCCCATCCTTCCAGCCCAGCTCCCCAGGCCCAGTCTGGAGGAGCCCCCTGGTTCCTCCTACACCACTGGACAGAGGAGAGAACCTGTACTATGAGATCGAGGCGGGCGAGGGGTCCCCCTACTCTGGCCCCACTCGGTCCTGGAGTCCCTTGCGCCCCATGCCCCCAGACAGGCTCAGTGCCTCGTACGGCATGCTTGGCCAATCCCCACCACTCCATAGGTCCCCTGACTTCCCACTCAGTTACCCACCACCCTCCTGTTTTCCCCACGACCACCTTGGCTACTCAGCCCCCCAGCACTCGGCCCGGCGCCCCACCCGACCTGAACCCCTCTACGTCAACCTAGCCCTGGGGCCCAGGGGCCCCTCACCCGCTtcttccagctcctcctcccctcctgcccaccctcgCAGTCGCTCTGATCCTGGCCCCCCAGCCCCCCGCCTCCCCCAAAAGCAGCGGGCCCCCTGGGGCCACCACACCCCTCACAGGGTACCTGGGCCCTGGGGCCCTCCAGACCCTCTCCCCTACAGGGCAGCCCCACCAGCCTATAGGAGGGGGGGCGAGCACCACCGAGGGTCCCTGTACAGGAATGGGGggcaagggagggagggggctggtcCCCCAGCCCCCTACCCTACTCCCAGCTGGTCCTTCCACCCTGAGAGCCAGACCCAAAGCTACTGCTGA